The following are from one region of the Leptospira neocaledonica genome:
- a CDS encoding ABC transporter permease, producing MFRNIKWIFLKEVRVFFGTYLAPLVLGGTAFLNSLFVLILNFNSGTNYTETTIITFISFMSTMLIAMLIVAMGSITEEKNRGTLEFLFTAPISDLEIVVGKFLFGTFVCAIISVAVDGLFPLFLYFFWKAPLYIVASGTIGVFLLGVFTFAVGLFGSSLGKNQMISLLISIAILLTLWVIGYFSHLFDAATRSVLFHLHIFTHFISFSKGVLPLSSTVFFISGTIFFLYLTVKVLESRRWRG from the coding sequence ATGTTTCGAAATATTAAATGGATCTTCTTAAAAGAAGTCAGGGTATTTTTCGGTACCTATTTAGCTCCCCTGGTTTTAGGCGGCACTGCGTTCTTAAATTCATTATTCGTATTGATCTTGAATTTTAACTCAGGAACAAATTATACCGAAACAACTATCATCACTTTTATCTCCTTCATGAGCACGATGTTAATCGCGATGTTGATCGTTGCTATGGGCTCTATCACGGAAGAAAAAAACAGAGGAACGTTGGAGTTCCTATTTACTGCTCCTATTTCCGATTTAGAGATCGTAGTAGGTAAATTTTTATTCGGAACATTTGTCTGTGCGATCATCTCGGTCGCGGTTGACGGACTCTTTCCACTCTTCTTATATTTCTTTTGGAAAGCTCCTTTATACATAGTTGCTTCCGGAACGATCGGAGTGTTCTTACTCGGGGTATTTACTTTTGCAGTAGGATTGTTCGGATCCAGTTTGGGAAAAAATCAAATGATCTCCCTTTTGATCTCGATTGCGATCTTATTAACACTTTGGGTAATCGGATACTTCTCCCATTTATTCGATGCTGCTACAAGAAGTGTTTTGTTTCACTTGCATATATTTACTCACTTTATCAGTTTTTCGAAAGGAGTGCTCCCTTTGAGCAGTACTGTTTTCTTTATTAGCGGAACGATTTTCTTTTTGTATCTGACCGTAAAAGTTTTGGAGTCTAGGAGATGGAGAGGATGA
- a CDS encoding Gldg family protein: MKSNLISRILSWASIVSLLLFFPVYESFSSTGLRWAISILVISVIAGSGILSYIGSKKEDKEINLLISSGLGIVSLGTYFLRVYLEDLSLQKGGTAPIWITNLREFLLVFLVLFVLGSVFLGLLREWERSSFESQSSLKGRKQSLVRDFFLGTGILLLILILANYISVMRNHNFDLSSKGVHSFSIEAKKILKEIPEGAEVDVIGFYPRPLDSTARNADGSSSLALKRIRPDLEILLSQLVSIHPGFKVKFINADVELDEIAEFGQVSNGNVLIRFRKAGATAGPYPEQKVGVKDKSELEDLERRLVQAFMNVTTKERKVYFTEANGERYSQTFQNLPNEKLIRFADSLSFLNFKSTGIGFQNNWPPKIPDDAEFLVIAGPTVPFSAEARASILDFVFKKKGKLFVTIEQRGGESFDWLLEAAGYSFAKGNLSQSPSRAPGLILTKAFRDHAIEESLSKKDTGIVFPYGGYFEQKPTANPSDIKLDASILLETGVDVYLDKNGNGKQEKEEEKKNVPIALVLRTKSASPVVPPADPNIPPTTLPETKSEDEGRIVIYSGTSWITNQYLPYEANYELAGASVTWMYQDVSLPAIAPKKEEIETVSLTDGQKRAVWILGMFLFPGLIAGLGSIYVIKRRKAGQKDAK, translated from the coding sequence ATGAAATCAAATCTAATTTCCAGAATTCTTTCCTGGGCATCCATCGTATCTTTATTACTCTTCTTCCCGGTTTATGAGTCATTTTCAAGCACGGGACTCAGATGGGCGATCTCCATTCTTGTAATTTCGGTAATTGCTGGATCGGGAATTCTATCTTATATAGGTTCCAAAAAAGAAGATAAGGAAATCAACTTACTCATCTCTTCCGGATTAGGTATTGTCTCTTTAGGAACTTATTTTCTTAGAGTGTATCTGGAAGATCTTTCTCTTCAAAAAGGAGGAACCGCTCCGATTTGGATCACAAACTTGAGAGAATTCCTACTGGTCTTCTTGGTATTGTTTGTATTAGGAAGTGTATTCTTAGGATTATTGAGAGAATGGGAAAGAAGTTCTTTTGAAAGCCAATCCAGCCTTAAGGGGAGAAAACAAAGTCTCGTTAGGGACTTTTTCCTTGGAACAGGGATACTTCTCCTTATATTAATATTAGCAAATTATATTTCCGTAATGAGAAATCATAATTTTGATCTAAGCTCCAAGGGAGTTCATTCTTTCTCCATTGAGGCCAAAAAGATCCTGAAAGAAATTCCTGAAGGTGCAGAGGTAGACGTAATTGGGTTCTATCCTCGCCCTCTGGACAGTACCGCTAGAAATGCGGACGGAAGTTCTTCTCTCGCTCTAAAAAGAATTCGTCCCGACCTGGAAATTTTACTCAGCCAGTTGGTGTCCATTCATCCAGGATTTAAAGTAAAGTTCATTAACGCGGATGTGGAATTGGACGAGATCGCAGAATTCGGGCAGGTTTCCAACGGGAATGTTTTGATACGTTTTCGTAAAGCGGGTGCAACAGCAGGGCCTTATCCTGAACAAAAGGTCGGAGTAAAAGATAAATCCGAATTAGAAGATCTGGAAAGAAGACTAGTCCAGGCTTTTATGAACGTCACTACGAAAGAAAGAAAGGTGTACTTCACGGAAGCAAATGGAGAAAGATATTCCCAGACTTTCCAAAATCTTCCCAACGAAAAATTGATCCGTTTTGCGGATTCATTATCTTTTTTGAATTTTAAATCCACAGGGATCGGTTTTCAAAACAATTGGCCTCCTAAGATCCCGGATGATGCGGAGTTTCTGGTCATTGCAGGTCCTACCGTTCCATTCTCCGCTGAAGCAAGAGCTTCTATTTTGGATTTTGTTTTTAAGAAGAAGGGAAAACTTTTCGTTACGATTGAACAAAGAGGCGGAGAAAGTTTTGATTGGCTCTTAGAAGCGGCGGGTTATTCTTTTGCAAAAGGAAATCTTTCACAAAGTCCAAGTAGGGCTCCAGGTTTGATCCTGACCAAAGCTTTTAGAGATCATGCAATCGAAGAATCTCTTTCTAAAAAGGATACAGGGATCGTATTTCCTTACGGAGGATATTTCGAACAGAAACCTACTGCAAATCCTTCCGATATAAAGTTAGACGCTTCTATCCTTTTGGAAACTGGCGTTGATGTTTACTTGGATAAGAACGGGAACGGAAAACAAGAGAAGGAAGAAGAGAAAAAAAATGTTCCGATCGCTTTAGTATTAAGAACCAAGTCGGCTTCGCCTGTAGTTCCTCCCGCGGATCCCAATATACCTCCAACAACTTTACCTGAAACAAAATCTGAGGACGAAGGAAGAATCGTAATCTATTCTGGAACTTCTTGGATCACAAACCAATATCTTCCTTACGAAGCGAATTACGAACTTGCCGGTGCTTCGGTGACTTGGATGTACCAAGACGTTAGTCTTCCTGCGATCGCTCCTAAAAAAGAAGAAATTGAAACTGTTTCACTAACGGACGGACAGAAGAGAGCGGTTTGGATCTTGGGAATGTTCTTATTCCCAGGACTCATTGCTGGTCTTGGTTCCATCTATGTGATCAAAAGAAGAAAGGCCGGACAGAAAGATGCGAAATAA
- a CDS encoding DUF4340 domain-containing protein: MRNKLYLLGLVVVLLFLAFFLLEKTKEDTTEIEYWKLSLDRIEYYPPSEQWAERTGEKFYPKPFTISVKEGIKKGEKFFTVSNKDAETGKDIEYEGGYNSENTVRDFGTYRVKGTEEILEGIQIKESLQLGEDSPKLVFYSGNTSKTLRIGKKHSLGSTRVILHEGPIRNILTSSSYLFDRFQKGPQDFRQKSILTLNKEYVKEISYIDENGTSIRIDNTPFESNSIKKNLWRRLSGEIILLEPKLGEDLYRYMTGLKIETFPDDESGAGFGIGNILAPSAEKSEFSLASVKVLISDGNEIVYRFHKETSIGDKKLTPIIRIINSNFKEPPVYVIANAFTQIQAAANAIKNANAIVKPAKAKPGNTSRKK, encoded by the coding sequence ATGCGAAATAAACTCTATCTACTCGGCTTAGTTGTCGTTTTACTTTTTTTAGCCTTCTTCCTTTTGGAAAAAACAAAGGAAGATACAACTGAGATAGAATACTGGAAACTTTCTTTAGATAGGATCGAATATTATCCTCCCAGCGAACAATGGGCAGAAAGAACCGGAGAAAAATTTTATCCAAAACCTTTTACGATCTCGGTGAAAGAAGGGATCAAGAAGGGAGAAAAATTTTTTACGGTCTCAAACAAAGACGCTGAAACCGGAAAAGATATAGAATACGAGGGCGGTTATAATTCTGAAAATACCGTCCGAGATTTCGGAACCTATAGAGTTAAAGGAACGGAAGAGATTTTAGAAGGAATACAGATCAAGGAATCCTTACAATTAGGAGAGGATTCTCCTAAATTAGTTTTTTATTCCGGAAATACCTCCAAAACCTTAAGGATCGGAAAAAAACATTCTTTAGGTTCTACCAGAGTGATCTTGCATGAAGGGCCGATCCGTAATATTCTAACTTCTTCTTCTTATCTATTCGATAGATTCCAAAAAGGCCCTCAGGACTTCCGTCAAAAAAGTATTCTGACCTTGAATAAGGAATATGTAAAAGAAATTTCTTATATAGATGAGAATGGTACTTCTATCCGTATCGATAATACTCCCTTCGAATCCAATAGTATTAAAAAGAATCTATGGCGCAGGCTTTCCGGAGAGATTATCTTACTGGAACCTAAACTGGGAGAGGATCTTTATAGATACATGACCGGCTTGAAGATAGAAACTTTTCCAGATGATGAGAGTGGTGCCGGCTTTGGCATTGGAAATATTCTGGCTCCGAGTGCGGAGAAGTCCGAATTTTCTTTAGCAAGTGTAAAGGTTTTGATTTCCGACGGGAATGAAATCGTATATCGTTTTCATAAAGAGACCAGCATAGGGGATAAAAAGCTAACTCCTATAATTCGAATTATAAATTCTAATTTTAAAGAACCTCCGGTTTATGTAATTGCGAATGCGTTTACTCAGATCCAAGCTGCAGCAAATGCGATAAAAAATGCAAATGCAATCGTAAAGCCTGCCAAGGCAAAACCAGGAAATACTTCTCGGAAAAAATAA
- a CDS encoding UDP-N-acetylmuramate--L-alanine ligase: MKIHLIGIGGIAMGNLASMLRSLGHEVSGSDAGVYPPMSDKLKEWGIPYSEGFDAQRVKGKDLIVVGNAISRGNPEVEEVLNSGLEYVSMSAALEKYILAGKKVVVVAGTHGKTTTTFLIHHLLKEAGLNPGLFVGGIRKDGFPGFEFTNGNYFVIEGDEYDTAFFDKASKFLHYRPTYAVLNALDFDHADIFKDIGEIETMFSRLLRLVPGNGKVYYWAGAANLKRICGEASKFVKSEAFEFNKKDSILTWKKGELYGGERLLRPGFFGNHNYRNAEVALRVCEEILKKENIPKAKEKLLDALESFPGVKRRQEILFDSARSILIEDFAHHPVAVEETIRSVKQRFPGFKIISLFEPRSATSHRNVFQKEYSFAFKGSAVTMITEIYNLKKVSKDSRLDVKKLILKLPKHSGTLPFYCKDPKDLVQKVRKILPQFEKDKILILAMSNGAFGGIYPSLKELVGSRK, encoded by the coding sequence TTGAAAATCCATCTGATAGGGATAGGCGGGATCGCAATGGGAAACCTGGCTTCCATGTTGAGAAGCCTAGGTCACGAAGTTTCTGGCTCAGACGCCGGGGTATATCCTCCAATGTCCGACAAATTGAAAGAGTGGGGAATTCCATACTCCGAAGGTTTTGATGCGCAAAGAGTCAAAGGCAAAGACCTAATCGTAGTCGGAAATGCAATCTCCAGAGGAAATCCTGAAGTCGAAGAAGTCCTAAATTCCGGATTGGAATATGTTTCTATGTCCGCCGCTTTAGAAAAGTATATTCTTGCAGGAAAGAAAGTAGTAGTAGTCGCGGGAACTCACGGCAAAACGACTACTACATTTTTAATTCATCATTTGTTAAAAGAAGCAGGCTTGAATCCAGGATTATTCGTGGGCGGGATTCGTAAGGATGGATTTCCGGGTTTCGAATTTACAAATGGAAATTATTTCGTAATCGAAGGAGATGAGTATGATACTGCGTTCTTCGATAAAGCTTCCAAGTTTTTACATTATAGGCCCACTTATGCAGTATTGAATGCATTAGATTTTGATCATGCGGATATTTTTAAGGATATCGGCGAGATCGAAACAATGTTCTCCAGATTATTGAGACTCGTACCTGGGAACGGAAAAGTATATTACTGGGCCGGAGCTGCAAATCTAAAAAGGATTTGTGGAGAAGCTTCCAAATTCGTAAAATCGGAAGCATTCGAATTTAACAAAAAGGATTCGATTCTTACTTGGAAAAAGGGAGAATTATACGGCGGAGAGAGACTTCTACGCCCAGGATTTTTCGGGAATCATAATTACAGAAATGCGGAAGTCGCTCTCCGAGTTTGCGAAGAAATATTAAAAAAAGAGAATATTCCTAAGGCAAAAGAAAAATTGCTGGATGCTTTGGAATCCTTCCCAGGTGTAAAACGTAGACAAGAGATACTATTCGATTCTGCAAGAAGTATCCTGATCGAGGACTTTGCTCACCATCCCGTGGCTGTAGAAGAGACCATTCGTTCCGTTAAACAAAGATTCCCAGGTTTTAAAATTATTAGCTTATTCGAACCCAGAAGTGCTACTTCTCACCGAAACGTTTTCCAAAAAGAATACTCTTTTGCGTTTAAGGGTTCTGCGGTAACCATGATTACCGAAATTTATAATCTAAAAAAGGTCTCTAAGGATAGCCGTTTGGACGTGAAAAAGCTGATCCTAAAACTTCCTAAACATTCAGGCACCCTTCCATTTTACTGTAAGGACCCCAAGGATCTGGTCCAGAAAGTTCGGAAAATCCTTCCCCAATTCGAGAAGGATAAAATCCTGATCCTAGCGATGTCCAACGGGGCTTTCGGCGGAATTTATCCTTCTTTGAAGGAATTGGTCGGATCTAGAAAATGA
- the pheS gene encoding phenylalanine--tRNA ligase subunit alpha, whose protein sequence is MNLSEELDKIFEEANRLIGSSVDEADLDKNKNEYLGKKGKLTSVLKNLASLSIEEKKTVGQKANDLSKSLEEIVSKTRENLKTKGFKEQSEKEWFDVLRALGETEPGTLHPITKIQYEIEDIFTSMGFEIWDGPEVETDFNNFGALNFTDDHPARDMQDTFYLENGNLLRTHTSAIQVRALRKLKPPFKIIGPGRVFRYEEVDASHETSFYQIEGMVVGKDISAGNMLYTMEVLLSRVFEKEVKTRLRPGFFPFVEPAFELDINCQVCGGSGCSVCKQSGWLELMPCGLVHPNVFKLNGLDPKEWTGFAFGLGLDRLVMMKYGIHDIRYLHSGNLRFLKQF, encoded by the coding sequence ATGAATCTATCGGAAGAATTAGACAAAATTTTTGAAGAAGCGAATCGTTTGATCGGATCTTCCGTGGACGAAGCGGATCTAGACAAAAATAAGAACGAGTATCTTGGCAAAAAAGGGAAACTCACTTCGGTACTTAAAAACCTGGCTTCCTTATCTATCGAAGAAAAGAAAACGGTAGGCCAAAAGGCAAACGATCTTTCTAAAAGTTTGGAAGAGATTGTTTCTAAAACAAGGGAAAATCTCAAGACCAAGGGCTTTAAAGAACAATCCGAAAAAGAATGGTTCGATGTTCTTCGTGCTTTGGGAGAAACTGAGCCAGGCACTTTACATCCTATTACAAAAATACAATATGAGATCGAGGATATATTCACCTCGATGGGTTTTGAGATCTGGGATGGACCAGAAGTAGAAACGGATTTTAATAATTTCGGTGCCTTAAATTTTACGGACGATCACCCTGCTAGAGACATGCAGGATACTTTCTATTTGGAAAATGGAAACCTTCTCCGCACACATACTTCTGCGATCCAAGTTCGTGCATTAAGAAAATTAAAACCTCCTTTTAAGATCATTGGACCTGGCCGTGTATTCCGTTACGAAGAAGTGGACGCTTCTCACGAAACATCCTTCTATCAGATAGAAGGTATGGTGGTAGGGAAAGATATCTCCGCAGGTAATATGCTCTATACGATGGAAGTCCTACTTTCACGAGTATTCGAGAAAGAAGTAAAAACCAGATTAAGACCTGGATTTTTCCCTTTCGTAGAACCTGCATTCGAGTTGGATATCAACTGTCAGGTTTGTGGAGGAAGCGGTTGTTCCGTATGTAAACAATCCGGCTGGTTGGAACTGATGCCTTGTGGTTTGGTTCATCCGAACGTTTTCAAACTAAACGGTTTGGATCCTAAAGAATGGACTGGATTTGCATTCGGTCTCGGACTAGATAGATTAGTAATGATGAAATACGGGATCCACGATATCCGTTATTTACATTCAGGCAATCTAAGATTCTTAAAACAATTCTAA
- a CDS encoding acyl-CoA thioesterase produces the protein MIITPIQTRWNDLDPFAHVNNARYMSYFEIGRVDYCSKKFNTRDIFDVPFLLARMEVDMLKAVELFHPIEVWTCVSKIGNKSWDFTSLIRHSETKEIFTKAKTVQVSYDHRNKTSIPIPDWIRKILEEDLEIFKTTFEKAD, from the coding sequence ATGATTATCACTCCGATCCAAACCAGATGGAATGATTTGGATCCGTTCGCTCATGTGAACAATGCCAGATACATGTCCTATTTTGAAATAGGAAGAGTGGATTATTGTTCCAAGAAATTTAATACAAGAGATATTTTCGATGTTCCATTCTTACTTGCTAGAATGGAAGTGGATATGCTGAAAGCAGTCGAACTATTTCATCCGATAGAAGTATGGACCTGTGTTTCTAAAATTGGAAATAAATCTTGGGACTTTACTTCTTTGATCCGTCATAGTGAGACCAAAGAAATTTTTACTAAGGCCAAAACGGTCCAAGTATCTTACGATCATAGGAACAAAACTTCGATTCCGATTCCAGATTGGATCCGCAAAATTTTGGAAGAAGATCTGGAGATATTCAAAACCACCTTCGAAAAAGCAGATTGA
- a CDS encoding SRPBCC domain-containing protein codes for MEIKYEIYIAAKPEQVWNILVSKEESSKIFHGCGIESDFKVGSNYAYIGPGLSGDKTVHVEGKILEIVPNKILSMTLLVGSVYGEHYKNFESRTVYTLEPYGKLTRLKLVNDKMKEGDPSYERSADGGWARVLSSIKSLAETGKSLELPMGED; via the coding sequence ATGGAAATCAAATATGAAATTTATATCGCAGCTAAACCTGAACAGGTTTGGAATATTCTAGTTTCAAAAGAAGAAAGTAGCAAAATTTTTCATGGGTGTGGAATCGAATCCGATTTCAAAGTAGGGAGTAATTACGCTTACATAGGCCCTGGACTTTCAGGAGATAAAACGGTCCATGTAGAAGGAAAAATTCTGGAAATTGTTCCGAATAAAATCCTATCTATGACTCTTTTAGTCGGCTCCGTATACGGAGAACATTACAAAAACTTCGAGTCTAGGACAGTATATACTTTGGAACCTTATGGTAAATTAACCAGGCTCAAGCTAGTGAACGATAAAATGAAAGAAGGGGACCCTTCTTACGAACGATCTGCGGACGGAGGCTGGGCGAGAGTTTTATCTTCTATTAAAAGTTTAGCAGAAACAGGAAAATCTTTAGAACTACCTATGGGAGAAGATTGA
- a CDS encoding helix-turn-helix domain-containing protein, which yields MKEINSGPILKTDLNKPRGIIKSITGENWSLTRSAPSSGLSFFVEHYWSVRWDMREVGPMVQENLPHPSVHLVFEKENTKIFGVVSGRFSQRLEGEGRVFGIKFKPGAFYPFYKRSVSGITDKTIRMEEVFETPTEPLEREVFELDSESDLVQFAENFLYERLPEEDETITWINELTEKVANDRSILKVEDMVKLSGMNKRSLQRIFNQYVGVGPKWVINRYRMFEILDRITKDTDWVELALELGYFDQAHFIKDFKRMIGKSPEEYSKSIPES from the coding sequence TTGAAAGAAATAAATTCAGGGCCGATCTTGAAAACAGACTTAAACAAACCTAGAGGAATTATTAAATCCATAACAGGAGAGAATTGGAGTTTAACCAGAAGTGCTCCTTCTTCCGGTTTAAGCTTTTTCGTGGAACATTATTGGTCTGTTCGTTGGGACATGAGAGAAGTAGGACCCATGGTCCAAGAAAATCTTCCTCACCCTTCTGTTCATTTGGTCTTCGAAAAAGAGAACACCAAAATTTTCGGAGTGGTAAGTGGCAGATTTTCACAAAGGTTAGAAGGAGAAGGTAGAGTATTCGGTATCAAATTTAAACCCGGAGCATTCTACCCTTTTTATAAAAGATCAGTCTCGGGCATCACTGATAAAACAATTCGAATGGAAGAAGTTTTTGAAACTCCAACAGAACCTTTAGAAAGAGAAGTATTCGAATTGGACTCTGAATCCGACCTGGTACAATTTGCAGAAAATTTTTTATACGAAAGACTTCCTGAGGAAGATGAAACAATCACTTGGATCAATGAGTTGACCGAAAAAGTTGCGAACGATAGATCCATCTTGAAAGTAGAAGATATGGTCAAACTTTCAGGAATGAACAAACGATCTCTACAAAGAATTTTCAATCAATATGTGGGAGTAGGTCCTAAGTGGGTGATCAATCGATATAGAATGTTCGAAATCTTGGATCGAATTACTAAAGATACAGACTGGGTAGAGTTAGCATTGGAGTTGGGATACTTTGACCAGGCCCATTTTATAAAAGATTTCAAAAGAATGATAGGTAAAAGCCCGGAAGAATATTCAAAGAGTATTCCGGAATCTTAA
- a CDS encoding SPFH domain-containing protein, translated as MFGIRFIKTRPIDYVLLFRSGKIRKQGAGLSFFYYAPSSSLVIVPADTRDSPFIFKENTLDYQELDIQGQVTYRVLDPGRLASLLDFTVDIYGRYSGDGIEKLDLRMTNLIQVAVREKFRSLNLTDALASAGTLSEPVLERLRQNPALKELGIEVLDFSILRISPTPEIARALEAAARENLFKTADDAIYQRRNFALEQERKIKENELQTQIAIEEKNRTIRETQMNAEIAVQEKQKLVEEAKMDSVQAVERKRAEIESLKLSSQIDLEKKKKDLVEFQTKNLLEFSKARGQASKEELSALKDLSPEILEVLATGNMDSSKLISKAIRDLAKNASKIGNLNLSPELMTLLINKDKGK; from the coding sequence ATGTTCGGTATTCGTTTTATTAAAACTCGTCCTATAGATTACGTTTTGTTATTTCGTTCTGGCAAGATAAGAAAGCAAGGCGCGGGTTTAAGTTTTTTCTATTATGCCCCATCTTCTAGTTTGGTGATTGTTCCTGCAGATACCAGGGATTCACCTTTTATATTTAAAGAAAATACTTTAGATTATCAAGAATTGGATATCCAAGGGCAGGTAACGTATAGGGTATTAGACCCGGGAAGATTAGCATCTCTTCTGGATTTCACCGTGGATATTTACGGCAGATATTCCGGAGACGGCATCGAAAAATTAGATCTAAGAATGACTAATTTAATTCAAGTTGCCGTTCGCGAAAAATTCAGATCTTTAAACCTTACTGATGCTTTGGCCTCGGCCGGTACATTGTCTGAGCCGGTATTAGAACGGCTTAGGCAAAATCCGGCGTTAAAGGAATTAGGGATAGAAGTTTTAGATTTTTCTATCTTAAGAATTAGCCCTACTCCAGAAATTGCAAGAGCTCTAGAAGCGGCTGCACGTGAAAATTTGTTTAAAACAGCGGATGATGCTATTTATCAAAGACGAAACTTCGCATTAGAGCAGGAAAGAAAGATCAAAGAAAACGAATTGCAAACTCAAATTGCTATTGAAGAAAAAAATCGGACGATTCGGGAAACTCAGATGAACGCCGAAATCGCAGTCCAAGAAAAACAAAAATTAGTGGAAGAAGCTAAGATGGATTCTGTCCAGGCGGTAGAAAGGAAAAGAGCGGAGATAGAAAGTCTTAAATTATCCTCACAAATAGATCTAGAGAAGAAGAAAAAGGATCTTGTGGAATTCCAAACTAAAAACCTATTAGAATTTTCTAAAGCGAGAGGCCAGGCAAGTAAGGAAGAGCTTTCAGCACTTAAAGACTTATCCCCTGAAATATTGGAAGTTCTGGCCACGGGAAATATGGATTCATCCAAATTAATTTCGAAAGCAATTAGAGACCTGGCAAAAAATGCTAGCAAGATCGGGAACCTGAATCTGTCACCAGAGCTGATGACTTTGTTAATCAATAAAGATAAAGGGAAATAA
- a CDS encoding NAD(+)/NADH kinase, producing the protein MSFDRVVIVTRQTRLEESIKRFNTKAQASFFVTKRGQSFQDYELEDDNYHQARDLVIRSLDPGVKFHVMDRSFLPNYLFGKNDLVITLGQDGLVVNTAKYLNGQPILAFNPDPDRFDGVLLPFLTNQAPDIMKSVFSEKIKTQKISMAEVSLTDGQKLFAFNDFFIGPKTQSTARYTIKYKGKEERQISSGIIVSTPAGSTGWMSSLFNMSSGLAKFSNKQSVPLPSRIPWEEKKLLFAVREPFRSKWSGTDLIAGILHEKEKILIESHMPENGTIFSDGMESDFLEFNSGATAQIQLAEKTTELIVKLG; encoded by the coding sequence TTGTCATTCGACCGGGTGGTAATAGTCACTCGCCAAACACGTTTAGAAGAAAGTATTAAAAGATTTAATACTAAAGCGCAGGCGAGCTTTTTTGTTACCAAAAGAGGCCAGTCGTTTCAAGACTACGAGTTGGAAGACGATAATTATCACCAAGCTAGAGATTTAGTGATTCGTAGTTTGGATCCTGGAGTTAAGTTTCATGTAATGGATCGTTCTTTTTTACCGAATTATCTTTTCGGTAAAAATGATTTAGTGATTACGCTAGGTCAGGATGGATTAGTGGTAAACACTGCGAAGTATCTAAATGGGCAGCCGATTCTTGCCTTTAATCCAGATCCGGATCGATTTGACGGCGTCTTACTTCCTTTTTTGACCAACCAAGCTCCCGATATAATGAAGTCAGTCTTTTCGGAAAAAATAAAAACTCAAAAAATTTCAATGGCGGAAGTTTCCTTAACCGACGGACAAAAACTTTTTGCGTTCAATGACTTTTTTATCGGCCCAAAAACCCAGAGCACTGCACGTTATACGATCAAGTATAAAGGAAAAGAAGAAAGGCAAATTTCCAGTGGAATTATAGTGTCCACTCCTGCAGGAAGTACCGGCTGGATGAGTTCACTCTTCAATATGAGTTCAGGATTGGCCAAATTTTCGAATAAACAATCGGTTCCTCTTCCTTCTAGAATTCCTTGGGAAGAAAAGAAATTATTGTTCGCGGTCAGAGAACCTTTTAGAAGTAAATGGAGTGGCACTGATTTAATTGCAGGCATTCTTCATGAAAAGGAAAAGATATTAATAGAAAGTCATATGCCCGAAAACGGCACCATCTTCTCAGACGGTATGGAAAGCGATTTTTTAGAATTTAATTCTGGAGCAACGGCTCAGATCCAGTTGGCTGAAAAAACCACCGAATTGATCGTTAAATTAGGTTAA